The DNA window ACGCTGGCGAACCCGATCCAAAGTGTCGATCAGCTGTTCGATCCGGCCTGTGTAAAGGTCGTCTGTGCTTCGAACGGAGCGGCTCTGTATTTCAGCCGATCGCCAATTCCGCATTCCCGCGATCGCGATCCGGTCGAATGGTTTGAAGAAGCCAGCCCTCATCAGCCGACACCCTGGCTGCAGCATATCGGGCTCTACGCCTATCGAGCCGAATTCGTCCAGGCATTCGTGAAGATGCCGGCCGCTTCGCTGGAAACGATTGAACAGCTGGAGCAGTTGCGGGCCCTGCAGGCGGGAGCCCAGATTCACGTCACGGTTGTGTCGGACGCATCACGCGGCATTGATACCCCCGCCGATTACGAGTCATTTGTGGCTCGTTTTCAGGCGAGAAACTGACTTTTCGATTCGGCGGTTTCAACCGCTGGTCTGAGCGGCGGCAAACAGATACACTAAACGCTGAGTGATGCCGCTCGTCGAATGAGTGCGCAGGAATCTCGGTCGGACCGCGTCCGGCTGCGCCCTCCCATCAGGTTTTCTTCCTTCCTCCCCAGAGCAAGCAGGCGATGACAAAGTTTATTTTCGTGACCGGAGGTGTGGTCAGTTCTCTCGGAAAAGGTCTCACTTCAGCATCGGTCGGCCTACTCCTGGAACGTCGCGGCCTTAAGGTTCGGATGCAGAAACTCGACCCGTATCTGAACGTCGATCCGGGAACCATGAGCCCTTACCAGCACGGCGAAGTCTACGTGCTCGATGATGGATCCGAGACCGACCTCGACCTCGGCCATTACGAACGCTTCACCAGCAGCCCGCTGTCTCGATCGTCGAACTATACCACCGGTCAGATTTATCAGGCGGTTCTCGACAAGGAACGTCGTGGTGAGTACCTCGGGGCCACCGTTCAGGTTATTCCGCACATCACCGACGAGATCAAGGAAGCGATCTTCTCGCAGGCGGGGCCCGATATCGACGTCGTCATCACCGAGCTTGGCGGCACAGTGGGCGATATCGAAGGACTGCCGTTCCTCGAAGCCATTCGGCAGGTGCCGCTCGAAGTCGGTAAGGAAAACTGTCTGTTCATTCATCTCACGCTGGTGCCGTATCTCAAGGCGGCTCGCGAACTGAAAACCAAGCCGACGCAGCATAGTGTCGGGCAGTTGCGGCAGATCGGGATCCAGCCCGACGTACTCGTCATTCGCACGGAACGGCCACTGGGACGAGACAACGCGGAAAAGATCGC is part of the Rubinisphaera margarita genome and encodes:
- the kdsB gene encoding 3-deoxy-manno-octulosonate cytidylyltransferase, with translation MDVVGIIPARLKSSRLPGKLLLRETGRSMLEHTWQAAQKAKRLDRLIIATDSAEIAEECERFGAEVSMTGECANGTERIAVALQNLEDSCRIAVNIQGDEPEIDPRHIDRVVEALEKNEQYEMATLANPIQSVDQLFDPACVKVVCASNGAALYFSRSPIPHSRDRDPVEWFEEASPHQPTPWLQHIGLYAYRAEFVQAFVKMPAASLETIEQLEQLRALQAGAQIHVTVVSDASRGIDTPADYESFVARFQARN